Below is a genomic region from Mycolicibacter hiberniae.
CGAAGTTGGGTCTGCGTGGTGGAGGTCGCCACCGCGAAGATGGGCCGCGCGTCGGGTGCGACCAGTTTCAGGCGGGCCAGGGGGGTGTCGACCGGCACCGCGATCGCCCCGGCGTAAAAGCAGCCGAAAATGCTGATGATGCTGTCCAGGCCCGGTCGGCAGATCGCCAGCACCCGCTGCCCGGCGGCACCCTGGCGTTGCAGGTCGGCCGCCACCGCCCGAGCCTTGGCGTCGAGTTCCCGATACGTCAGGCTGGCCGTGACGTTATTGCCGTCCGGGGCGAAGCGGAACGCGACTTTGTCCCCATACCGGTCGGCTTGTATCCGCAGCATGTCCACTAAGGTGTGGGCGTCTGGCATGAACTGCTCTGGCATCCAGACACCATAATGCGTGCGGCCCGCGGCGGGGCTAGGAGCGGGGCGACTCCGCGTGGCCGGCGCACCACTGATCGGGCGGCACCTGCGCGCGTACGTCGGCGATGTGGTCGCCGCAGCCGTCCCAGGTGATCTTGCCGCAGACCCGACACGGCACGGGATAGCACATCGGCGGCTCCTTTCAGGTGGCGTCAGGTGGCGCGAAACGCAACCGCCAGAGTATCGATGACGTTGCGGATCTTCTCGCTCACCTCGGCGGCGATCTCCGCCAGCGCCGGGTTGTCGACGATCTCGGCCATCAGCTGCGGGTTCATCGCCTCCACCAGCACCGTGCCCGGGTGCTCGGTGTCCTCGCGGACCACGACGTTGCACGGCAGCAGCACCCCGATGCGCTTCTCGGCCGTCACGGCGCGGTGCGCCAGGGGCGGGTTGCAGGCGCCCAGGATCAGGTAGCGCTCGATCTGCTCGCCCAGCTTCGCTTTCAGCGTGGCCTGCACATCGATCTCGGTCAACACGCCGAAGCCGTTGTCTTTCAGAACCTCTCGCGTTTTTTCGGTAACCGCGTCGAAATCGGCGCCGGTCACCGCAGTGCTCAATGCCACGGACATGGGAACCTCCTCGGTTGGGATGCGATCAGTGTATCAGACACCCCCGGGGGTATATACCCGCCCGGTATCGTCACCGCATGCACACCCTGCGCACGCCCGAGGACAGGTTCGCCGGCCTCCCGGATTTCGCCTACCCGCCGCAGTTCTGCGACCTCGACGACGATGACGGCGGCACGCTGCGGGTGGCGTGGGTGCACGACGGTCCCGAGGACGGCGAACCGGTTCTGATGCTGCACGGTGAGCCGTCGTGGTCGTTCCTGTACCGCAAGATGATGCCGATCCTGGCGAAGGCCGGATATCGGGTGATCTGCCCGGATCTGGTCGGGTTCGGCCGGTCCGACAAGCCGGCCCGCGCTCACGACCACACCTATGCACGCCACGTCGAGTGGATGCGCGCGCTGGCGTTCGACGTCCTCGACCTGCATGGGGTGACCCTGGTGTGCCAGGACTGGGGAGGGCTGATCGGGCTGCGGGTGCTGGCGGAGAACCCGGACCGGTTCCGTGGCGTCGTCGTGGCCAACACCGGACTGCCCACCGGCGACATCGCGATGCCGGAGGTCTGGTGGCGTTTCCGGGAGGCGATCCAGGCCGCGCCCACGATCGACGTCGGCCGGTTCGTGCAGGCCGGGTGCCGTCGGTCGATGAGCGATGAGGTGCGGGCCGGCTACGACGCCCCGTTCCCCGACGACAGGTATTGCGTGGGACCGCGGACCATGCCGTCGCTGATCCCGACCACCCCCGAGGATCCCGCGGCCGCGGCCAACCGGGTGGCGTGGGCCGCGCTGTGCGCTTCGCAGATCCCGATGCTGGTCGCGTTCAGCGACAGCGACCCGATCACCGGCGCCATGGGGCCGATCTTCCAGCGCACGATGGCCGGTGCGCGGGGTCGCTCTCACCCGGTGATCGAAAACGCCGGGCATTTCCTGCAGGAGGATGCCGGCGAAGAGCTCGCGCGCCACGTGGTGGAGTTCCTGCGCCGCTGACGGTGTGCGCCCCCGGAGGGGTCTCGCTGGGGCGCGTCAGCCGGGGGAGAGGGCTCCCGCCGGGGAGCGTCCGCCGGGGAGTGATCCCGCCGGGGAGCGTCCGCCGGGGGGAGTGATCCCGCCGGGGAGCTTCCGCTGGGGAGTGATCCCGCCGGAGAGGCATTGTGATGTCTGCCCGCCTTTGAGCGACAACGTCGCCAGTCCGGCGCGGGCGGGCTGCGGTTTGTCGCTCAGAGGTGGGCAATAGACACATCACCCGCTGCGCCGTGAATTCTGTGACAGACGAGGTCGCAGCATCCATCATGGACACTATGGACCTGCCCGTGGCCCCGCCGGTGG
It encodes:
- a CDS encoding DUF302 domain-containing protein, which translates into the protein MSVALSTAVTGADFDAVTEKTREVLKDNGFGVLTEIDVQATLKAKLGEQIERYLILGACNPPLAHRAVTAEKRIGVLLPCNVVVREDTEHPGTVLVEAMNPQLMAEIVDNPALAEIAAEVSEKIRNVIDTLAVAFRAT
- a CDS encoding haloalkane dehalogenase, with product MHTLRTPEDRFAGLPDFAYPPQFCDLDDDDGGTLRVAWVHDGPEDGEPVLMLHGEPSWSFLYRKMMPILAKAGYRVICPDLVGFGRSDKPARAHDHTYARHVEWMRALAFDVLDLHGVTLVCQDWGGLIGLRVLAENPDRFRGVVVANTGLPTGDIAMPEVWWRFREAIQAAPTIDVGRFVQAGCRRSMSDEVRAGYDAPFPDDRYCVGPRTMPSLIPTTPEDPAAAANRVAWAALCASQIPMLVAFSDSDPITGAMGPIFQRTMAGARGRSHPVIENAGHFLQEDAGEELARHVVEFLRR